One genomic region from Strix uralensis isolate ZFMK-TIS-50842 chromosome 5, bStrUra1, whole genome shotgun sequence encodes:
- the PARPBP gene encoding PCNA-interacting partner isoform X2: MIDFQQKILNLIKCFRRQWPLFSNSERTTLCGADCMLMALQLSMAEVNKQHHGDFTVSLSDVLETWKYLLHDKLGLSYENMKEPENYADLKKAYHAFLARSNMFDLIDICQKCYSLGLVSDDENIAPVQLLEFISGIINVQENNASVLSTPSTPVIRQGQENVKVTILAKKCVCSYLSLLVNSKDDLALAHILNVPDRGLGREAFTNLKHASQKGGMSIFLMATSFIRTVELGGRGCASSLFDPLRVHVKGLSNFVNFIDKLQEIVGETLNPRKLLCWIILVHCCLI; encoded by the exons ATGATTGACTTCCAGCAAAAAATTTTAAACTTGATCAAGTGTTTCAGAAGACAATGGCCTTTATTTTCAAACTCTGAAAGGACTACTCTATGTGGAGCAGACTGCATGCTGATGGCGTTACAATTGTCAATGGCTGAAGTCAATAAACAG CACCATGGAGATTTCACAGTATCACTTAGTGATGTGTTGGAAACTTGGAAATATTTGCTACATGACAAACTTGGATTATCatatgaaaacatgaaagaacCTGAAAATTATGCTGACCTAAAAAAAGCCTATCATGCCTTCTTAGCAAGAAGCAATATGTTCGATCTAATAGACATATGTCAGAAATGCTATAGTCTTGGACTTGTATCTGATGATGAGAACATAGCCCCT GTTCAACTGTTGGAATTTATTTCTGGCATAATAAATGTACAAGAAAATAATGCTTCTGTTCTTTCTACTCCTTCTACACCAGTCATCAGACAGGGCCAGGAGAATGTGAAG GTGACAATCCTGGCAAAGAAGTGTGTGTGTTCATATTTAAGCCTGTTGGTGAATTCTAAGGATGATCTGGCACTGGCTCATATTCTAAATGTTCCTGACAGAGGACTTGGTAGAGAAGCCTTCACTAACCTAAAACATGCCTCACAGAAGGGAGGAATGTCCATTTTCCTG ATGGCAACATCTTTTATCCGAACTGTAGAACTTGGAGGAAGAGGCTGTGCATCTTCATTATTTGATCCTTTAAGAGTCCATGTAAAGGGGCTTTCAAACTTTGTTAATTTTATTGACAAGCTTCAAGAAATTGTTGGTGAAACCTTAAATCCAAG gaaactaTTATGTTGGATAATACTTGTACACTGCTGTTTGATTTAA